In the genome of Agelaius phoeniceus isolate bAgePho1 chromosome 14, bAgePho1.hap1, whole genome shotgun sequence, the window CTAGACAGAAAATGTGCAGCTCGCAGGTACCTCTGAAccccctccctcaccctgccctGCAAGCCTCAGTGACCTCATAACCAGCAAGAGCAAAGTTGGTCATCTTCTAAATCTGGTGCTGATCTCAGCTGACCAGCTTCCTGTAATATCAGCAAATACTTTTGCTTTTGTAAATCTGTTTTTCCCTCCATAATGGGGTGCCAGTGGGACCAGAAATGCTTTGGATCCAGGAATGCGCTGTTTGGCTGGAGGAACAAAGAAATTGCTCATCCAGAAGGGCAAAACAGGACTAGTGGTTTTGTTTGCTGGGGAGAAACCACATGGAAGTCAAGCCAACAACTCCTGCATGCCATCAGAAAGGTCCTGTTGGGTGCTACTTTAATGGCAGACATTGATATTAGTCTTTAATGAGAAACCACTTCAGTAACTAAAATACAATCAGGTCCTGCAGTTCTTCTGAGGTTGCAGAGTCTCTCCATAGGTACTGCCCACTAATGTCAGGCTCTCCCTGAAGCTGACAGGGCAGCTGTTCTCCCTGGCCTTCTGGAAACAGTCCAGCTATGACACATTCCTGATATCCCTTAGCTGCAGGGCATGTTTCattctgctgctccaggcaaCTCGATAAAGTTCCACCCACTCCAGTTAACCCGCCCAGACTGTAACAATACAGCACTCACGAGGGATCAGGATCGTGCCCATTTGCTTAGTTAAAATTTACTTAAATTGGTTGTTTCATACAAAGGAACACTTAATTTGATTTCACTGTATTTTCTGAGCCAACAGTAATAATGCTAGATGCATATCAGAAGGTGATGAGTAAAGCTATTTTTAAGAATCATTATCCTTTTTTTGACACCAAGATTTTATGCACCATAAAATAAAACCTGGTTAACACCCcttagaaaaagaagaggaaagtcTTCAGCTGCTACATAATATAAGAAATAATGAATTTCCATTTGCACTGTTGTGTTGTCCTTAATTATCCTTATTGTCCACACCTACAGGAAAAgctgacacttttttttttttctctcatttgaGACCACTGGAACTATCCATGCTTTCTTATTATTTTACCTCTGTCTGTGGAGCCCCTCCATGGATGTAAGCACCTGATGGATGtgcatccatccctgtgcctgGTTCTGGAATGACAGCAGATACCCACCCTGCTCCCCCGGCCATCAGGAgccacagaagcacagaatcaattaggttggaaaaaaactccgagatcatcgagtccaaccgaTGGCCCAACACCACTTTGTCAGCCAGGCCAGGGCACCGAGTGCCACGTTCAgtttttccttaaacaccttCAGGCACCATCTCCCCGGGCTGCCTGTTCCAATGTCTAATCACCCTTTccgtgaagaaattcctcctaatgtccaaccCAAACATGTTCTTAAGCCTgtgtccccttgtcctgtcGTGGCtccccgggagcagagcccgaccccggCCTGGCTACAGCCCCATCGGGGCGTTGTGCAGAGCAGTCAGGTCCTCCCCAAGCGTCCTCTTCTCCgggccaaacacccccagatCCTTCAGGAGCTCCCTCAGCAGGCttgtgctgctccaggggcttCACCCActtctgttgcccttctctggtccccgtccagcacctcaatgtccttcctgagctgaggggcccagaactggacccaGCACCGTCACCTTCCCTTGTCATCCTGAGGGGACGGGGAACGCGCAGCGGGCTGTGCGAGGGGAGGCTCAGCTCCCAAGACAAGGAGCGGGGACGTGGGAGAGCGGGGGGACACCTGCACCcggctgggatggggacagccccaCGGAGGGAACGGCTCCAGTGATGTGTCCCCTCTGCCCCGTCCCTCCGGCCGCTCTCCGAGCCGCTGCACAGAGTATACCGAGAGCGGCCATGTTGAGGGCGGGGAGCGCGGAGGGCGCGGAGGCGGCGCCGGGGCCGCAGCGGGCGCGGCGCCTCCTGCTCCCACcgcccgctgccgccgccgctcctGCCGCTCCCAGCgcccgctcccgccgctccgagccgcccgcagccgccgccggCCGGGCCGCGCTCCATGGCgacccccagcccctgcatCGTGGTGAGTGCGGGGGTTGCCGCCCGCGGGACGGGGGATGCCGGGCGCCGGGGCCGCTGTCCCCCGCCTGCCCCTCGGAATACGGTGATCTGTGAGGGAACGCGAGGGGTGGCATGGCGTGCCGTGGCGTATCGTATCGTGCGTTGTGTCATGTCATGTCGCGTCCCTCGGCGCCGAGAGCCGCCGCCCCGGGGAGTCACCTTGAgggcagccccggcctcccggcgccgggcccgggatGTCCGTCCCTGCcctccgtgcccccggccgagCGCGTCCCTTCCCGGAGCGGCCGCGGGTGCCTCGGGGTGGGCTCCGGGGGGATCCCGAGCCCGAGGGCGGCGGGCAGAGCCGGCGTTGGCGGCTCCGGAGCGAAGGTGGAAGAACTTCCCCCAGCGCCGCACAACTTCCTATTCCTGTTGCTGTTCGCGGCGTGCGGGAGGCTCCGCTCGGGAGAGCCCCACGTGTGTGAGCGGGGTCTggttctgcaggagcagcatccTTGGTATTTCTGTGTAATTGCCGCATCTGCTGAGGCTTTTAATGCTCATTTTTATTTATCGTTTCAAAGCAAGTGCTAGTGCTGATGAAGTGCATGCGGTGTCTGATGGCCGAGAGCTGTGACGGCCGCGAGGTTGCGACAGTAAATCCCTGCAGTCCGTAAAAAAACCTAATAAAACCTGTAGGAAGGGCCCATTCCCTGCCAGATGCAGAACGGAAGGTTTAGTACACACGCTGGATGTAATGATGGGTCTGACCAAGGAAAAACCCCATGAGTTTTGCGTAGGACCTGCCTTATTTCTTAAAATGAGTCCCTGTGGACTGCAGGGACCACGAGCTCTTGCTGTGCGTGTGTGCAGCTCACACAGGGTCAGCTTTGGATGGGAGGTGAAATAATAAATTTCCCAGATTAAATACTCATTAAAGATTAATCAGCAAAAACCCCATGTAAACAGTTGTCAGACCACTGGCCAGGTAAGTGTTTCCACAGGCAGATTTGAAATAAGATTTGAGTCCTGCAAGGGTACTAGTGGCCAAAATGGATACTTAAAATGCCTGCCCTGGTGAACTGTCAGCACTAACCCTCTGTTTTCCCTCTAAAATTCTTTTTCACATAGTAGTGTTCAGCTACAAAACCAGAGAGGGAAGTAATTTAAAAACCACATCATTTTCAAGCTGCAGCAGGGTTAGGGTTCAAGGAAGGCTCTGTTTGATGTAACAGCATGCCCTGAACCTGAGCAGTGTTCAGTATCATTATTTTATGTATGTATGTTTGCTAATCCCTTGTCCTAATTAATATCCTAATTAATATGCCCTTGCCAGCGTTGTAGGCTGTTTCATACAGGGAGTTTCCCCATGTGGAACAGGTTGCTGAAAGGTTTAATTTCAGATTCTGAATAACCTTGAACCTCTCCATTTTGGAAACGGTGGTTGGAGCAGAGTTGTTTCACAGCAGCATTAACTTGTCATGCTCACGTTGCTCTCCTGCCTTGTCCTGCACACTGGCTCGTGTGTTTTGTTGTGATCGAGTGTTGTGGAGATTTGGAAGGTGTCCATGTCAGAACCTCTGCTTGCTTAATTGCAGGTTTTGCATTACACTGGGAAAATCAAAGGGGTTAAAAAGCTTGATTATTTTTGTAATGGAATATAGAGTTTCACTGAGGTGTAGTAACTTCAGTTTCCTGCTCTCCACTGGAGGAGAACGTTGTAGGGCTTTCACACATTGCATTACACAAAAACTCACAGTATTTCAAGTAACTCTTGTGAACTCTTAGATTACACTTTACTCTGTGTTCAGTGTGACTGATGTTTCTAGAGAGGGGGAAGGTGAGGTGGTTCTGATGAGCATTGTGGGTTTGATAGTTTTTACTGAATAAAGCAAAGGACTTGAAGTTTCTCAGCACAGACTTTCTCTAAGGCTTCATAGAAATCTCTCCCTGTTTCCTTTTCAGATTGGCGATGATGAACAAGGTTATGACCTGGATTTGTTCTGCATACCTAAACATTATGCAGATGATTTGGAAAAAGTCTATATTCCTCATGGGCTCATCATGGACAGGTTTGTTTGACTTCAGACAGTATACTGATTGCATGAAACTGGAATAAACATCTTCCAGTGATAATTTTGCTGCTTGGAGACTGTCTAAATAGATTGCATTTAATTAGAGACTCAAATGGACAATTAATCtgtctttttttgttggttttttttttttatttttgcttctaaGAGTTTGTACATTTGCAGTCATGCTATTCTTTGAAAATTGGTCATAATTCTCAGGCAAAATTTTGTAGTATGTAACAACTTAGGACTTTCTTTCCAGTGTTTCTTTGATGTTTGACCTTCTTAAACTCTAACTAGAAAACATTTTGTTGTGTCAGTTCAGTGTGAAAATATAGTCTCTTGAATTTCCGTAAGATATTACTAAAAGTAAACTATTAATCACATCATTTTAGAGTCTCTCATGTTGATGTGGTGGATAAATAACATCCAACTTTCTCCTGCCTTCCAAGAAAGACATTATCTTCTGCAAATATCAATCTATCACTTCTGTGGTTTCTGAAATCTGTGATGTGCTATGCAAGCTTTGTCTTGTGTGATCAGAAATGTGTTCACAAGCCTACAAgacatttttgttttactttgtgGTTGAAAGTTGCTAATTTTCTTTGTGAGAATGAACAACAAATTCAGTGAATTTAAGCCTTTTATGAGTGGTGCTGGATGAGTCTTCCAGGGGATCTTGTGACTAGGAATATGTTTAGATATTGCATGGTTCTGTTTGACTAGATACAATGAACATTcctataaaaaattatttttaaatattaaaacttTACATTGGAAGTCCGTATAGAGGACAAAAATTGGACAAAGTACACATCATTAAGGAATTGACGTAACGTTTATGATGGTTGGCTTTCTCTGAGAAACCTGCTGTCAGCTGGCACACAATAAATGCAGACCATGCTTTCTAAAATAAATGGCAAAATAAATTTAGAAACAATTATTGCAGAAAAACGGTGCAGCATTCTCTTGCTCTGTCTTGCTGGTATTGTATTCTGCTTTCAGGACAAATTTCTGGCATTCTGGTTTGGCAAACTAACATCAACTCTTCAGTTTACAATTTGAACATTTTCGTGCTCGTCATCTGGTGAgggctgctgcctttggggtTGTTAGAGCTTACATTGCTCTTTGCATGGAAGCTGAACCTGTATTTGGAAGGAGAAAACTCCTTCATGTCTCTTATCTGCCAGTGAAACAGTTTCAGGGTGTAGAGGTTTGCTTTGGCTGCCCCTGGTAGGAAAACAAGTGCATTTGGCAGTGCTACTGTTGGATTAACCTTGAACAGCAAAATGTTGTTGGCCTATAAGGTGTAAAAGTGACCCAAGTAGTGGGCAAATATTTCCAAGCAAAATGTGTTTCCAGGTTTGCTGtgtgtgtttgctgctgctaGGTGTGTCAAACGCTGCTGCTGTGATGGACAAGTGGAATGTTGTGACAGCTCACTCTTCCTTGGTTTTGTTTAGGACGGAGAGACTGGCACGAGAAATTATGAAAGGCATGGGAGGACACCACATTGTGGCACTCTGTGTACTCAAGGGTGGCTATAAGTTTTTTGCTGATTTATTAGACTACATCAAAGCCCTGAACAGAAACAGTGACAAATCAATCCCCATGACAGTCGACTTCATTAGGTTGAAGAGTTACTGTGTAAGTATCTATGCAGTACTGTGCAATTTTTAGCTAAGTTGACTACAAATTATTAACAGAGGTGGTTTAATATTGTTACTGCTCTAATATGCTAATATTAAACAAATAATTAAGGGAATTAAGAGTCACAAGCCAATTTACACTTTCTCTACCTTATTATATAATGTGTTTTCTTTTAGACCTTGATATCTCCTCACCCCAGTAGAATCATTAGCTGAGGAGAGAGACCCTTTTACATGTCCTTTACTTGTTCAGCAATTTCCTCTCTGCCCTCTACCCCATCTCTAAAGCTGTGGCTCTAGACCAATACAGAGAATTCTCCTGCAAGTGTTATTACAAAAATTTAATTCTGAGAGTTTTTATATGGCCCAGACATCATTCTTGGACAGGATGACTTGAAAGCTGCAGAAGTGGTTCCCTATctcatttttgttttgatgAACCAAACAATGAACAAAATTAGTTGTATTTGATCATGAGGAAACACTAGATACATAAACATAGATTTGTGATTAATGAGTTCTGAATATGGCATTACATTTTCAAGACAAGACATAGGTTGCCTTGAGTTTAGATTTTTAggggaagaatttcttttgaTTCTGAACACAGGTATTCAACTTTGTAGGGAAACAGAACATTCTGTAACACAAGGTAGCTTTAGGGTTTTACAGAGGGAAGCAGAGGGTTATGTTGTGCAGGTCAGGGGAAGAAGCAGATGTTTGTCAGCACAGTATGATTTCCAGCTTACTGACAGCCAAGTCTCATGCTTTTGAGATTTcagaaatttattattttttccctaagacCATCTATAAgatgttttttttgttttagtttatAGAGTGTTTAAATACACTGTTTCACAATGTTATGCTGTTTGTTCTGTATCAGCAGCTTTGCATTGAAGTCAGGGTTACTTGTCCCAGCTGTCGACCACTCCCtattccagcagaaaaatacagattcccaaatttaaaaaatcactcTCATCTTTTGTTTCATTAAACTGTGAAACCTGAGATGGAGTTATTTACAGAGTTAGCCTGAACTGTTGCAGAACTTGATAAATCCATGATTCCTCTCAAGCTCTCCATTAAAGTGTCCTGACAAAGCCAAGAGCTGTGTGTGGCCTTGGtgcaggcacacacagctgCCTGTCCAGTGGTTACCTGGAGACCACACTGGGGTTTGCAGAGCACTAATTCAGTTATGTGCTTTAATGAGAGTGCAGGCCTGGGCAgaagggctctgccagcccttggTTGTATCTCCCAAGGCACTTTGTGCTTGTGCACTGTGTTAAAATCAGTGAGGGAGAGCAGTCTGAGCCTCTTTTCTACTGTGCCTCCCAaaaggggaggctcctgcctcaAGTCCCCTTCACCCCAAAGCCCCCACATGCCCATATATTCTGCCTGTAAAAGCTGCAGAAAACTGAATATCTCTATTACAGAATTGTAGGTTAAAGACTAGGAAATTATGACTTCCACCTGTTTTTTCTTGGAGTGGAAATTGTGTATCTTCTGCTTTCTTCACTTAGGAACACTTCCAATAACTTACCTTGTTTAAAGAATCATTACAAAGACTACACCCTTCATGCTCTCTACTTTCTagctcagaaaaaaatactggaGAAATAGTTTGAAACAGCTGAAAAAGGTCTCTGCTAAAAAGCAAGGCTGACTTTTAACTGATCTCCTAGGTGTGTTTTGGATCATTTCTTTACTTCAGCTGTTTTTGTTTATTGCCCCTCAGAACTACAGTGCCTTGATATTAATAGGGGAGTGAGCAGCAAAGTAAGTTTTATGGAGATTACAGTCCTGTTTTTACCATAGAAACAAGTGGATGAGGAGAAAAGTAGACAGAAAGCTATTGAAGCCAGACATTTTCCTTGAGGTGTTGGCTTGAGGGTTTTTGATTTTGTCAGCCAGTTCTATAAAAGAATGTTTTCCTGTTCTGGATGagtgaggagctgctgatgtGATGCCTCCACTACACTATTCATAaccatttattttctgtagCCTCTCTTAGGTGGTTATTAATATCCAAATTTAGGTCCTTTAAATTGCATAATTTGATAGACTGGATAAGATTATCCTATTGTGGACATGTATGTAACAGCTTGACTGGGTCCTCCATCAGTAATAGTGTCAGAATGCTAAATCTGCTCTGTAGTCTTCATCTGTGCTTTGCTACAGGAAGGGATCTGTGTTCAGTGGTGTGAAAATCATCACAAACTGTAATGGACACTTGGAGGTGGAGCTTTCAGCTCTCTTGTTGCTGTCTCTGGATGTGATTACTGGATCATGCTGCCTGCCTTTACAGACTGCATaaaagatgttaaaaatatCCTGGTCGCATAAATGAGGCACATGAACTTTTGTGATGGTTCTGTAATTGATGTAATTGAAGTTCTATTCTTGTTTCAAACTGATCATTTAATATTTACAAGattatgggggttttttttgtgtgttgcAATGCAAAATTCATACTGTACTGCACCCAAAATAATTGTCTAAGAAAACTGATGTGATCAAGCTGTGATTAAACTTCACTTGTAACTTCAGTTTTCCAAGTCCTTACAGATGAATTTTAAGGATCTGGCAAGCTGTTAGGAAATGGaaagacagtgtttgtgatcaGATTCAGCTCTCACTATTCTTGACAAacagtttattttgtttgtgttgCAAGAAGAATGTCTCCTGCATTTAAGTATGGAAATGAGCAAATGTTGCTTGTGTACTCATGAAGGGCAGCCAAAAGACAGTGGCTGTGTTGCACTGTCACTGGTGAAAATCTGGATTTGCAGTGGAGTATGTGGCAAACTCTGATTAGACTGGTCACAGCAGTATTCTGAAAGGACTCTGCTAACCAAACCTTCCAGCAGGATACTGTAAGGAACTTAAAATGCCACTTTTAAAGGTGATCTTGGAGTCACTTGAGTCAGCAGTCACAGTCTTGTAAAACGTTATTGTTTTCCAGCAGTGACAACAGGGAGGCAGTGAAAACAGATCTAACCAGTAAAACTCTTATGTGTTAAACCATAAAGCATTAAAGTCTTACCAGTACTGAACTCGGAAATAAGGCTCCTGAAGATAATTAAAACATTGCTTAATGATTAAACAAAGTTCTTGCCAGTGGAAATCTGGTTATAGCCAATGTCAGAAATCTTTAACTCTTTTTTCACCCTTTCATTGCTCAGGAACTTAGCACCTGCATATGACATCAAATATGAACTGTGAGACACTGCAAGGTTTAAAGTCAGTTGAGTGTTTTAATCACAGTTTAGATTTACTGAAGCAATATGCAGTGTAGTGATGGTGTACCTGTGTTGCTGTTCAATTTTATAAGAACTAATTTGATTTGTTACTAATATTGGCTGTAAACCAAGCATAAGCTTTTCTGGCTATTTTTGTAGCTTATTGTTCTAAATAGCAATCAGTGCCTTGTTTGCTGGCTATTCTTGTTATGATTGCCTATTCTTATTCAGAGTAAGACTTTCTAAAGCAATAaagtttaaaatgtaaattaccAGCTATACAGCATCCTGTAGCTTGGAAACCAGAAGTGTTTTTTGTCCTGTTTCTATATCTGTAGAGAATGTATAGTAAGTCCTTGCTTTTTAGatacatatgtgtatataatGGTCACAGATTATGTGTTGATGCAAATCTCTTGTCAAACAGTCTTTTATCTGAAAAACTATCTATGAAGTTGATCACTTGTAATTTCTTTGTTCATAGAGATGCTGTTGTTGCTGTGCTTCTGAAAGCTTTAACATTTACCAGTTGTGTACTTCACAGTTTTGACATTTACTGCAAGAAGAAAATCTGTTTAATTCTTGTCATGCAAATGTTCACCCTCATCTTTCTTAGAATGATCAGTCAACTGGAGATATCAAAGTCATTGGGGGAGATGACCTCTCAACACTGACTGGAAAGGTTGGtaccagctgtgtgtgtgtctgtgtttgttcCACTGGAGGAGTGGTGGGAATTCATTCTCTTGAGATGTGTAAGGTGCAGCCCACGTCAGGAACACAGATCCTCATGACAGGCAGTGACAAGAGGAGGAAATAGGAGAATGTAAATTGGGAATCTTCTTTTCTCCAGTGATTCTGTGGAGGTCATTGAGCCAGATGTCAGGGGTTAAAAGCAccactgctcctgctctgtcAGAACACATCActttccccttctcctcacACATAGGTCATTTTTGAGATGTGTGTGTCAATGTAAAGGATGCAGGTATGACAGAATTGTACCTGTCTCTGCAGTAGGACACTCTTCTCTAGAAGAATAGTAATTGTATACACTCTGCTTTGATCTCTTTTGCATATGTCTAGAATTTTCAAAGTGTGAATAATTCAAAGACTGTACTTAGCATGAACAGTTGAGAAGAATCTCAGCTAATTGTTATTAGAGCATCAGAAATGTTATACTACAAAGCAGTTGCTGTAACACATGTAAACATACATAAATGGTGGTGCAAATATTTAAGTGCACTGGAAATGAGTTATGAAGATTAATAAGAAATTGTATGTTGTCTAGATACTAatggatttgtttttctttttcttcctaccAGAATGTTTTGATCGTAGAAGTAAGTACAATGTTTCACTTGGAAGTTCTAATTTGACAGGTAAAAGAGTTCTAATAGAAGTTGTTCCTAAGCCAGAAAACCTACAGTTTGTGGTTTCAAGGTTTCCAGCTTCTGATTTCAGGCCTGAACTTTGCAAGTGGTCTTTGAATTTGAACGAAGCTGTGTTTTGAATTCTCAAATTGCATTCAATTGCTACATTTAACCAGGAAAACATCCATCTAAAATGGTttgtattttcagttttctgagaTTTTGTCAATTCTAAAATgtctcattttttcctttttttttttttttttttttttttgtttgaaaaagtAGTCCGAAAAAAAGTGATACTAAGCATGTTATTGTTCTGGGTTCATCCCAGCAAGTTAGGAAACTAAACTAACTAAACTGCAGAGGTAGAAAGAGATTCCTGGTGTGAGTATCCTAAAATACATGAAAAGCAGATCTaagcccagtgtccctgtgtgtaGTTTGTTTAGAGAACAGTGACACAGAAAACGCTAATTCTTAattggcattttgtaattgctGAATTCCCTTTCCTGTGTCTTGTCATGGTTCTCTGGGTGATAGCAGCTTCAGTACAGCTCAATTTGATTGCCTGGTAGGTGCTGTTGCTTAATTCTTGCTTTCATACCCCTATCTTGATGAACACCATTGCTGACGTGCAGCCAATGTCACTTTCCTTGAGTACAACTGACAATTTCAGGGtagggaagcagcagcagtagaCAGGAAAAGCGAATGTGCAATCTAATAATGTGTTAAGGCTCCAAATATGGAAATGGCATGTTTGTAAGCAAAGAAAGAACTATGGCAACTGATGCATCAGCCAAAGGAAAGGATGTTTCCTCCCATAAAATGTGTTTCTAtgtattatttttctaatttgagAAGGTTATATTATTCCACAGGAAGCACATGCAGTTCCAAAACTCCTACCAAAATAGTATGTATCCAGCAGTCACTGTGTGATCAGTGTCCTTTGAAGTATATTTTGCTTCAGATGGACAGATGTGTTTAATTGTGTATCTGCTCCATTTCAGATGAATGTAATCCCCAGATTAggttattttcttatttgtttAGTGAATCATCTGTCCATTGACTCGACTTACAGAGTCAGATATGAACACTTACTGATCACCATTCTAACTGTCAAATGGTAAAATGCACATCTATTGTAAATTTAATGTCTTGAGTGCTAGGCTTTACTGTGTCCCTTTAATGTCcaaaaaaattctgtaaaaaatGGAAGTTCATCTCCAATAAACAGCTCATCACAACAGAAAACCAGTAATAGGTTCTGCTTTTCTCTTAGAGCATGGAAGTAGCTGTTTATTTAGCAACTTTGATTTTTATCTATATACCAGTACAACTTCTTCGACTCCTATGGAGTTTAATGATTAAAAGCATTGAGTGTTAATGGTAATGCTGACAGGTGCTCTGTTGAGTTTgttgtttgatttttattttaattaagagTTATAGGAAAATCAGCTGAAACCAGGATATTGCTGCTTCTTTGCTGTCTGCCTCCTTCACTTCAAATAAATTTGATTTTAGGCCAGGGCAAGGACTGTCCCTCTTAAAGATGGTGTAATTGTTTAGTCCAAATGAGGAGGCCATTTCTGATGCTTCAGTTTCAAGCCATATattctcttttcattttctgtttataTGTGCAGTGAATGGGATAAAAATGCTGTGTCAACATTTATTTTAGTGTGGT includes:
- the HPRT1 gene encoding hypoxanthine-guanine phosphoribosyltransferase, with product MATPSPCIVIGDDEQGYDLDLFCIPKHYADDLEKVYIPHGLIMDRTERLAREIMKGMGGHHIVALCVLKGGYKFFADLLDYIKALNRNSDKSIPMTVDFIRLKSYCNDQSTGDIKVIGGDDLSTLTGKNVLIVEDIIDTGKTMKTLLSLLKQYNPKMVKVASLLVKRTPRSVGYRPDFVGFEVPDKFVVGYALDYNEYFRDLNHICVISETGKQKYKA